In one window of Aphidius gifuensis isolate YNYX2018 linkage group LG4, ASM1490517v1, whole genome shotgun sequence DNA:
- the LOC122855182 gene encoding protein tiptop isoform X2: protein MSRRKQQVPQRMKWDDGIEGAGPGTELQAEEGDCVDEDGPISPSDRGCPPTAKDDENADASDDDDSTPSPSAQSLSAAQLNLTDLRDTRPPDREPMSPRCPSRDSRESSGPVTESPPPDASHNSTSPVSPSSIAPLPLGNHPLLPPHSAAVMAAYIQQTHQRLLLGHSPLSARGSVSPLVSSSCSPPAVTPSNLVSPTRTGEVSPTSTPQPAVLDFSTRKASSTEEEEDEQILNLSKPSTPSSSSETNNGPLDLSFSSRKRGPQDKSPPPLPRKSSRHSTPSTNQESASTQSFGRPPVVSPWTSPVVASHFPYFAAAVAAATSQQQLSPKSTPVDPHHSWNGKMKPPPLDKPYQPSEATKALEKMSELSKLGGEEMYRSSSGSGGSSAGSTPSGASGSRHSAWQSHWLNKGADQAKDVLKCVWCKQSFPTLAAMTTHMKEAKHCGVNMPVPSPSSGHQPSLQSIQHSSPQSQSSGGGNNMTPNNKQSPSELNLLIKETMPLPRKLVRGQDVWLGKGAEQTRQILKCMWCGQSFRSLAEMTSHMQQTQHYTNIISQEQIISWKSSDDSKGGSGGGSSGIGGTGSAGSAGGISPSTGGSGGSNVGGGGGGGNQHSSSTGGPGAGATSSHVSAVLTCKVCDQAFSSLKELSNHMVKNSHYKEHIMRSITESGSRRRQTREKRKKSLPVRKLLELERAQNEFKNGDSITGLNHSLGKHAGRITCEKCGEKIETSIFVEHIRQCIGAGTIGVNQRNFLKNALMSNHMPQVLPPNESGRKSVNEETSSVSSRHHRSPSSASDATTPGKEPSNTNETGGSTGTSSPSVLNAIEKLIEKSFDSRVRHGQPGLHHAQPGAPIGSSILKRLGIDESVDYTKPLVDPQTMNLLRNYQQQQQQHYNSINAAARRERSGSESSSISERGSTRTDTMTPERRLDLSMNHERLSNSSHRHPATPDKSRSTPTRQSIPDDFGEEDSVVVKKEPKDDDVDQSVTNENEQTTETRNIMVKKEFADDGRDENEPSSFNNHGKDDENIEDSRGVSPVNPLTPRPPSQIEIPPARSPCRNSTSSPASSDRSVTPRGTPDTKATSSLGALSSMFDNLSGGGGGSNTNADSQGRKTSSHPLAALQKLCDKTETRGSSSSRSGSREQTNTSGGSSSGTPGQGPAPGAILAFSWACNDAVVTSDSIMKCAFCDTPFISKGAYRHHLSKMHFVKDGAIADPLSMGRSNNDGATTGSTTQPSSGSGPSHSASSPPSSQHNKSPPIPQSNGSPSQPASSPLEESPHSKFLKYTELAKQLSSKYV from the exons GGGACGATGGAATAGAAGGAGCAGGTCCTGGCACAGAATTACAAGCTGAAGAGGGTGATTGTGTAGATGAAGATGGACCAATTAGTCCTAGTGATCGTGGCTGTCCACCTACTGCaaaagatgatgaaaatgCAGATGCAAGTGATGACGATGATTCAACACCAAGTCCATCAGCACAATCACTATCAGCTGCTCAGTTAAACCTAACAGATCTTCGAGACACTCGACCGCCTGACAG AGAACCAATGAGCCCACGCTGTCCTTCAAGAGACTCACGAGAATCATCTGGTCCAGTAACCGAAAGCCCACCACCTGACGCCAGTCATAATAGTACTAGCCCAGTCAGCCCAAGCAGCATTGCTCCTCTACCTCTGGGAAATCATCCTCTTTTGCCACCGCATTCTGCAGCAGTCATGGCAGCATATATACAACAAACACATCAAAGACTTCTTCTTGGGCATTCACCTTTATCGGCACGAGGTTCTGTATCGCCATTAGTATCGTCTTCGTGTTCACCTCCTGCAGTCACACCAAGCAATCTTGTATCTCCGACACGTACTGGTGAGGTATCACCTACCAGTACCCCCCAACCAGCAGTACTCGACTTTAGCACGAGAAAAGCTTCGTCGACTGAAGAAGAAGAGGATGaacaaattttgaatttaagtAAACCTTCGACTCCATCTTCATCCAGTGAAACTAATAATGGTCCTCTAGATTTATCTTTCTCGAGTCGTAAACGGGGCCCACAAGATaaatcaccaccaccactccCACGAAAATCATCAAGACACAGTACGCCATCTACTAATCAAGAATCGGCATCAACACAATCTTTTGGTAGACCGCCTGTTGTGTCGCCATGGACATCACCTGTAGTTGCTTcacattttccatattttgctgctgctgttgctgcaGCTACTAGTCAGCAACAATTATCACCTAAAAGCACACCAGTGGATCCTCATCATTCGTGGAATGGTAAAATGAAACCACCACCATTGGACAAACCGTATCAGCCTAGTGAAGCAACTAAAGCACTTGAAAAAATGAGTGAATTAAGTAAATTAGGAGGTGAGGAAATGTACAGAAGTTCATCTGGATCAGGTGGAAGCTCGGCAGGAAGCACACCGAGTGGAGCGTCTGGTAGTCGGCATAGTGCATGGCAGTCTCACTGGTTAAACAAAGGTGCAGATCAAGCTAAAGATGTACTCAAATGTGTTTGGTGCAAACAAAGTTTTCCAACATTAGCAGCAATGACAACACACATGAAAGAAGCCAAACATTGTGGTGTTAATATGCCCGTCCCATCACCTTCATCAGGGCATCAGCCATCATTACAGTCAATTCAACATTCATCACCACAATCACAATCATCAGGAGGAGGAAACAATATGACaccaaataataaacaaagtcCATCTGAACTAAATCTGCTCATCAAAGAGACAATGCCTCTTCCAAGAAAACTTGTCCGGGGACAAGATGTATGGCTTGGTAAGGGTGCTGAGCAAACAAGGCAAATTCTTAAGTGTATGTGGTGTGGACAAAGTTTCCGGTCTTTAGCAGAGATGACATCACATATGCAACAAACACAGCATtacacaaatattatttcacaaGAACAGATTATATCATGGAAATCATCTGATGATAGTAAAGGTGGTAGTGGCGGTGGTTCTAGTGGAATTGGTGGTACAGGTTCAGCAGGAAGTGCTGGAGGAATTTCACCAAGCACTGGGGGTTCTGGTGGTAGtaatgttggtggtggtggaggtggtggtaaTCAGCATAGCAGTAGTACTGGTGGTCCTGGAGCTGGGGCAACAAGCAGTCATGTGAGTGCAGTTCTAACATGCAAAGTTTGTGATCAGGCATTCAGTTCCTTGAAAGAACTAAGCAATCACATGGTCAAAAATTCACATTATAAAGAACATATTATGCGTTCAATAACTGAGAGTGGTAGCCGTCGAAGGCAGACCAGAGAAAAGcgaaaaaaatcattaccaGTTAGAAAACTTCTTGAACTTGAGAGGGcgcaaaatgaatttaaaaatggtgATAGTATAACTGGATTAAATCACAGTTTAGGCAAACATGCTGGAAGAATTACGTGCGAAAAATGtggagaaaaaattgaaacatcaATATTTGTAGAACACATACGCCAGTGTATTGGTGCTGGTACGATAGGTGTAAATCAAaggaattttttgaaaaatgcaCTCATGTCAAATCATATGCCTCAAGTACTTCCACCTAATGAAAGCGGTCGGAAAAGTGTCAATGAAGAAACATCTTCTGTTTCTTCAAGGCATCATAGATCACCGTCTTCAGCAAGTGATGCGACAACTCCTGGCAAAGAACCTTCTAATACGAATGAAACAGGAGGAAGTACAGGAACTTCATCACCATCTGTCCTAAATGCAATCgagaaattaattgaaaaaagttttgatTCTCGAGTGCGACATGGTCAACCTGGTCTTCACCATGCGCAGCCAGGTGCTCCTATTGGATCGAGCATTCTTAAGCGTTTAGGAATCGATGAAAGTGTAGATTATACAAAGCCTCTAGTAGATCCTcaaacaatgaatttattgagaaattatcagcaacagcagcagcaacattACAATTCTATAAATGCAGCAGCACGTCGAGAGCGCAGTGGCAGTGAGTCTAGTTCAATATCAGAAAGAGGAAGTACCCGAACAGATACCATGACACCTGAAAGACGTTTAGATTTGTCAATGAATCATGAGAGACTTTCAAATTCATCACACCGTCATCCGGCAACTCCTGATAAATCACGCTCCACACCAACTCGGCAATCAATACCTGATGACTTTGGAGAAGAAGATTCAgttgttgtaaaaaaagagcccaaagatgatgatgttgatcaATCAGTCACAAATGAAAATGAACAGACAACAGAAACTAGGAatataatggtaaaaaaagaatttgctGACGACGGTAGAGATGAAAATGAACCAAGTTCTTTCAACAATCATGGcaaagatgatgaaaatatcgAAGATAGCAGAGGAGTTTCTCCTGTTAATCCATTAACTCCAAGGCCCCCAAGTCAAATTGAAATTCCACCAGCAAGAAGTCCATGTCGAAATAGCACGAGTAGTCCTGCAAGTAGTGATCGTTCAGTGACACCTCGAGGAACTCCCGATACAAAGGCGACGAGCAGTTTAGGTGCTTTATCTTCCatgtttgataatttatctggCGGTGGTGGAGGTTCAAATACCAATGCAGATTCTCAAGGACGTAAAACAAGTAGTCATCCACTTGCAGCTCTGCAAAAGCTTTGTGATAAGACTGAAACCCGTGGTTCAAGTAGTTCTAGATCTGGAAGCAGAGAACAAACAAATACTTCCGGTGGCAGTAGTTCCGGTACGCCTGGACAAGGACCAGCTCCAGGTGCAATTTTAGCATTTAGTTGGGCTTGTAATGATGCAGTAGTCACTTCTGATTCTATCATGAAATGTGCATTCTGCGATACGCCATTTATTTCAAAAGGAGCGTATAGACATCATTTGTCTAAAATGCATTTTGTTAAAGATGGTGCAATTGCTGATCCTTTGTCTATGGGGAGATCAAATAATGATGGAGCGACAACGGGCAGTACAACACAGCCGTCGAGTGGTAGTGGTCCAAGTCACAGTGCATCATCACCACCAAGCTCTCAGCACAACAAGTCACCACCTATTCCACAGTCTAATGGTAGTCCTTCCCAACCGGCTTCCTCGCCACTTGAAGAAAGTCCTCACTCAAAGTTTCTTAAATATACTGAGCTGGCAAAACAATTGTCCAGTAAATACGTATAG